A stretch of Stenotrophomonas indicatrix DNA encodes these proteins:
- a CDS encoding cytochrome c oxidase assembly factor Coa1 family protein produces MTLPPPIPAPSTLASGWWCRHWRWAMPLAVLLFLAALGGAIAWSVLRWTEAAHDSAPMREAMRRAGCSVELVQVFGEPLQAGTLPLGSMQTAINGERDVGLTVALEGPHAHGRLFVKGTRSDDVWDYPVMYVLAEDKQTFDLSALDDAEAAGECELQACRDRGECALTAAL; encoded by the coding sequence ATGACCCTGCCGCCGCCGATTCCTGCTCCCTCCACCCTGGCTTCCGGCTGGTGGTGCCGGCATTGGCGTTGGGCGATGCCGTTGGCGGTGCTGCTGTTCCTGGCCGCACTGGGCGGCGCCATCGCCTGGAGCGTGCTGCGCTGGACCGAGGCCGCGCACGACAGTGCGCCGATGCGCGAGGCCATGCGCCGCGCCGGCTGCAGCGTCGAACTGGTGCAGGTATTCGGGGAACCGCTGCAGGCCGGCACGCTGCCGCTGGGCAGCATGCAGACCGCCATCAACGGCGAGCGCGATGTCGGCCTGACCGTGGCGCTGGAAGGGCCGCATGCGCACGGCCGCCTGTTCGTGAAGGGCACCCGCAGCGACGACGTGTGGGATTACCCGGTGATGTACGTGCTGGCCGAAGACAAGCAGACCTTCGACCTGAGCGCGCTGGATGATGCCGAGGCGGCCGGCGAATGCGAACTGCAGGCCTGTCGCGATCGTGGCGAATGCGCGCTGACGGCAGCGCTGTAG
- a CDS encoding S9 family peptidase translates to MRHLFASLALMLATSTVAHAEKLTLEAITGPLPLSGPTLMKPKVAPDGSRVTFLRGKDSDRNQLDLWSYDIGSGQTRLLVDSKVVLPGTETLSDEEKARRERQRIAAMTGIVDYQWSPDAQRLLFPLGGELYLYDLKQEGKAAVRQLTHGEGFATDAKLSPKGGFVSFIRGRNLWVINLASGKQMQLTGDGSTTIGNGIAEFVADEEMDRHTGYWWAPDDSAIAYARIDESPVPVQKRYEVYADRTDVIEQRYPAAGDANVQVKLGVISPAEHAQTQWIDLGKEQDIYLARVDWRDPQHLSFQRQSRDQKKLDLVEVTLASNQQRVLAHETSPTWVPLHNSLRFLDDGSVLWSSERTGFQHLYRIDSKGKATALTHGNWSVDELLAVDEKAGLAYFRAGIESARESQIYAVPLQGGQPQRLSKAPGMHSASFARNASVYVDSWSNSSTPPQIELFRANGEKIATLVENDLADPKHPYARYRDAQRPVEFGTLTAADGRTPLNYSVIKPAGFDPAKRYPVAVYVYGGPASQTVTDSWPGRGDHLFNQYLAQQGYVVFSLDNRGTPRRGRDFGGALYGKQGTVEVADQLRGVAWLKQQPWVDPARIGVQGWSNGGYMTLMLLAKASDSYACGVAGAPVTDWGLYDSHYTERYMDLPSRNDAGYREARVLTHIEGLRSPLLLIHGMADDNVLFTNSTSLMSALQKRGQPFELMTYPGAKHGLSGADALHRYRVAEAFLGRCLKP, encoded by the coding sequence ATGCGCCATCTGTTCGCCTCGCTCGCCCTCATGCTTGCCACCAGTACCGTCGCCCACGCTGAAAAACTCACCCTGGAAGCCATCACCGGTCCGCTGCCGTTGTCCGGCCCGACCCTGATGAAGCCGAAGGTGGCGCCGGATGGTTCGCGCGTGACCTTCCTGCGCGGCAAGGACAGCGACCGCAACCAGCTGGACCTGTGGAGCTATGACATCGGCAGCGGCCAGACCCGCCTGCTGGTGGATTCGAAGGTGGTGCTGCCCGGCACCGAAACCCTCAGCGACGAGGAAAAGGCCCGCCGCGAGCGCCAGCGCATCGCCGCCATGACCGGCATCGTCGACTACCAGTGGTCGCCGGACGCGCAGCGCCTGCTGTTCCCGCTGGGCGGCGAGCTGTACCTGTACGACCTCAAGCAGGAAGGCAAGGCCGCGGTGCGCCAGCTGACCCACGGCGAAGGCTTTGCCACCGACGCCAAGCTGTCGCCCAAGGGCGGCTTCGTCAGCTTCATCCGCGGCCGCAACCTGTGGGTAATCAACCTGGCCAGCGGAAAGCAGATGCAGCTGACCGGGGATGGCAGCACGACCATCGGCAACGGTATCGCCGAATTCGTCGCCGACGAGGAGATGGATCGCCATACCGGTTACTGGTGGGCACCCGACGATTCGGCCATCGCCTACGCCCGCATCGATGAAAGCCCGGTGCCGGTGCAGAAGCGTTACGAGGTCTATGCCGACCGCACCGATGTGATCGAACAGCGCTACCCGGCCGCCGGCGATGCCAACGTGCAGGTGAAGCTGGGCGTGATTTCGCCGGCCGAACATGCGCAGACGCAGTGGATCGACCTTGGCAAGGAACAGGACATCTACCTGGCCCGCGTCGATTGGCGCGATCCGCAGCACCTGAGCTTCCAGCGCCAGTCGCGCGACCAGAAAAAGCTCGACCTGGTAGAAGTCACCCTGGCCTCGAACCAGCAGCGCGTGCTGGCCCACGAGACCAGCCCGACCTGGGTGCCGCTGCACAACAGCCTGCGTTTCCTCGATGACGGCAGCGTGCTGTGGTCGTCCGAGCGCACGGGCTTCCAGCATCTGTACCGCATCGACAGCAAGGGCAAGGCCACCGCGCTGACCCACGGCAACTGGTCGGTGGATGAGCTGCTGGCGGTCGATGAAAAGGCCGGCCTGGCGTACTTCCGTGCTGGCATCGAATCGGCGCGCGAAAGCCAGATCTACGCCGTCCCGCTGCAGGGTGGCCAGCCGCAGCGCCTGTCGAAGGCGCCAGGCATGCACAGCGCCAGCTTCGCGCGCAACGCCAGCGTGTACGTGGACAGCTGGTCCAACAGCAGCACGCCGCCGCAGATCGAACTGTTCCGCGCCAATGGCGAGAAGATCGCCACCCTGGTCGAGAACGATCTGGCCGATCCCAAGCATCCGTATGCACGCTACCGCGACGCGCAGCGCCCGGTCGAATTCGGCACGCTCACCGCGGCCGACGGCAGGACGCCGCTGAACTACAGCGTGATCAAGCCGGCAGGCTTTGATCCGGCCAAGCGCTACCCGGTGGCGGTGTACGTGTATGGCGGCCCGGCCAGCCAGACCGTCACCGACAGCTGGCCTGGCCGTGGCGACCATCTGTTCAACCAGTACCTGGCCCAGCAGGGCTATGTGGTGTTTTCGCTGGACAACCGCGGTACCCCGCGCCGCGGCCGTGACTTCGGTGGCGCGCTGTATGGCAAGCAGGGCACAGTGGAAGTGGCCGACCAGCTGCGCGGCGTGGCCTGGCTGAAGCAGCAGCCGTGGGTGGACCCGGCGCGCATCGGCGTGCAGGGCTGGTCCAACGGCGGCTACATGACCCTGATGCTGCTGGCCAAGGCGTCGGACAGCTACGCCTGTGGCGTGGCCGGCGCACCGGTCACCGATTGGGGCCTGTACGACAGCCACTACACCGAGCGCTACATGGACCTGCCGTCGCGCAACGACGCCGGTTACCGCGAAGCACGCGTGCTGACCCACATCGAGGGCCTGCGCTCGCCGCTGCTGCTGATCCACGGCATGGCCGACGACAACGTGCTGTTCACCAATTCGACCAGCCTGATGAGCGCGCTGCAGAAGCGCGGCCAGCCGTTTGAACTGATGACCTACCCCGGTGCCAAGCACGGCCTGTCCGGTGCCGACGCACTGCATCGCTACCGCGTTGCCGAAGCTTTCCTGGGGCGTTGCCTGAAACCTTGA
- a CDS encoding glutathione binding-like protein, whose product MIDLYYWPTPNGHKVTLLLEEAGLEYRIHPVNIGSGDQFKPEFLAISPNNKMPAIVDHAPADGGAPQSVFESGAILLYLAEKTGRFLPADLRGRVTTLEWLFWQMAGLGPMSGQMGHFNVYAPEKIPYAIERYDNEVRRLHGVMDKRLAEHAFLAGEEYTIADMASYPWVGAYDKLPADFDAFPNLKRWHQAIAARPATQRAYALRQQVNPDAGKPLSDEERRHLFGKR is encoded by the coding sequence ATGATCGACCTGTATTACTGGCCTACCCCGAACGGCCACAAAGTGACCCTGCTGCTGGAAGAAGCCGGCCTGGAGTACCGCATCCATCCGGTCAACATCGGTTCGGGGGACCAGTTCAAGCCGGAATTCCTGGCCATTTCCCCCAACAACAAGATGCCGGCCATCGTCGACCACGCCCCGGCCGACGGCGGTGCGCCGCAGAGCGTGTTCGAGTCCGGTGCGATCCTGCTGTACCTGGCCGAGAAGACCGGCCGCTTCCTGCCGGCCGACCTGCGTGGCCGCGTCACCACCCTGGAATGGCTGTTCTGGCAGATGGCCGGGCTGGGCCCGATGAGCGGGCAGATGGGCCACTTCAATGTGTACGCGCCGGAGAAGATCCCGTACGCGATCGAGCGCTACGACAATGAAGTGCGCCGCCTGCACGGGGTGATGGACAAGCGCCTGGCCGAGCACGCCTTCCTGGCCGGCGAGGAGTACACCATCGCCGACATGGCCAGCTACCCGTGGGTTGGCGCCTACGACAAGCTGCCGGCGGACTTCGACGCGTTCCCGAACCTCAAGCGCTGGCACCAGGCCATCGCCGCCCGCCCGGCGACCCAGCGCGCCTATGCGCTGCGCCAGCAGGTCAACCCGGACGCAGGCAAGCCGCTCAGCGACGAAGAGCGCAGGCACCTGTTCGGCAAGCGCTGA
- a CDS encoding TIGR00645 family protein — MSANRPLLSPLSSLIFATRWLQLPLYLGLIVAQCVYVFLFGKELWHLISHSVSMGEQQIMLIVLGLIDVVMISNLLVMVIVGGYETFVSRLRLEGHPDQPEWLSHVNASVLKVKLAMAIIGISSIHLLKTFIATGALGGIPLCTPEQMSVAAANIGVARCSMLTADGVLWQTIIHCVFILSAIGIAWTDKLMSGSHDKAESHGKSAVH, encoded by the coding sequence ATGAGTGCAAACCGACCGCTACTGTCCCCGCTGTCCAGCCTGATCTTCGCTACCCGCTGGCTGCAGCTGCCGCTGTACCTGGGTTTGATCGTTGCCCAGTGCGTTTACGTGTTCCTGTTCGGCAAGGAACTGTGGCACCTGATCTCGCACTCGGTGTCGATGGGCGAGCAGCAGATCATGCTGATCGTGCTGGGCCTGATCGACGTGGTGATGATCTCCAACCTGCTGGTGATGGTGATCGTCGGCGGCTATGAAACCTTCGTCTCGCGCCTGCGCCTGGAAGGCCACCCGGACCAGCCGGAATGGCTGAGCCACGTCAACGCCAGCGTGCTGAAGGTGAAGCTGGCGATGGCGATCATCGGCATCTCCTCGATCCATCTGTTGAAGACGTTCATCGCCACCGGCGCGCTGGGCGGTATCCCGCTGTGCACCCCGGAGCAGATGAGCGTGGCTGCCGCCAACATCGGCGTGGCGCGCTGCTCGATGCTGACGGCCGACGGCGTCCTCTGGCAGACCATCATCCACTGCGTGTTCATCCTGTCGGCCATCGGCATCGCGTGGACCGACAAGCTGATGTCCGGCAGCCACGACAAGGCTGAGAGCCACGGCAAGTCTGCCGTCCATTGA
- a CDS encoding energy transducer TonB has product MSHVAMIAAARRWLPVALALALAACSGKDETPAPAAQGAAAPAAAAPAAPAVAAKVQSMGTEQLRESASQALRENRMYAPAGDNAIEYYLALRDKTPDDASVKSALTDLLPYTLIAAEQHLGREDFTEAQRLVALIEKVDASAPALPRLKEGLTKGVQVAAKRTEDETEKVKKDAEDRTKQLAEQQRLTEQRAKEAEAAKQIAAQQDVARRDSERQEAERQAAARRDAEQKQQQAAAQQANAARQAATAAAPSLRPVSTPAPRYPAEALRSGTSGEVLVEITVGTDGSVTNARVLRATPSRVFDREALNAVKRWRFEPVTAPVTTRRTLVFAPGG; this is encoded by the coding sequence ATGTCGCACGTCGCAATGATCGCTGCCGCGCGCCGGTGGTTGCCGGTCGCTCTGGCTTTGGCCCTGGCTGCCTGCTCGGGCAAGGATGAAACACCGGCTCCGGCCGCGCAGGGCGCCGCCGCTCCCGCCGCTGCAGCACCAGCCGCACCGGCAGTGGCCGCCAAGGTGCAGTCGATGGGTACCGAGCAGCTGCGCGAATCGGCCAGCCAGGCACTGCGCGAGAACCGCATGTACGCCCCGGCCGGCGACAATGCCATCGAGTACTACCTGGCACTGCGCGACAAGACGCCGGACGATGCCTCGGTGAAGAGCGCGCTGACCGATCTTCTGCCGTACACCCTGATCGCCGCCGAGCAGCATCTGGGCCGCGAGGATTTCACTGAAGCGCAGCGGCTGGTCGCCCTGATCGAAAAGGTCGATGCCTCGGCCCCGGCCCTGCCGCGCCTGAAGGAAGGCCTGACCAAGGGCGTGCAGGTTGCCGCCAAGCGCACCGAAGACGAGACCGAGAAGGTCAAGAAGGACGCTGAAGACCGCACCAAGCAGCTGGCCGAGCAGCAGCGCCTGACCGAACAGCGTGCCAAGGAAGCCGAAGCGGCCAAACAGATTGCTGCGCAGCAGGACGTTGCCCGCCGTGACAGCGAGCGCCAGGAGGCCGAGCGCCAGGCTGCCGCGCGTCGCGATGCCGAGCAGAAGCAGCAGCAGGCCGCTGCGCAGCAGGCCAACGCCGCCCGCCAGGCCGCGACCGCCGCTGCGCCAAGCCTGCGCCCGGTCAGCACGCCAGCCCCGCGTTACCCGGCCGAAGCACTGCGTTCGGGTACCTCCGGCGAAGTCCTGGTGGAGATCACCGTCGGCACCGACGGCTCGGTGACCAATGCGCGCGTACTGCGCGCCACGCCATCGCGTGTCTTCGATCGCGAAGCCCTCAACGCGGTCAAGCGCTGGCGCTTCGAGCCGGTGACGGCCCCGGTCACCACCCGCCGCACGCTGGTGTTCGCACCGGGCGGCTGA
- a CDS encoding AraC family transcriptional regulator, which translates to MAEQTFQTPLIDPALAEASGGPALLGTQLAMPGSRRTARHQHARGQLLGAHTGLLRIEVGDTHWLLPAGHVAWLPPQHPHALSSIGSFDGWSLYFNKESCAGLPTAPRIFQPSDLLQVAVPRALHWCGQALDAGQQRLAGVIIDEIAAGTPLPLALQQPSDRRLRRIAAALARAPHDTRTVEDWAVASGLSSRSLARRWQAETNMTLTRWRQRLRVLLALPRLLAGEPVTTVALSLGYDTPSAFIAVFKREMGVTPARYADGNASQR; encoded by the coding sequence ATGGCAGAACAGACATTCCAGACACCACTGATCGACCCTGCGTTGGCTGAGGCCAGCGGCGGGCCGGCCCTGCTCGGCACGCAGCTGGCGATGCCGGGTTCACGGCGCACCGCCCGGCACCAGCACGCGCGCGGGCAACTGCTGGGTGCCCACACCGGCCTGTTGCGGATCGAGGTGGGCGACACCCACTGGCTGCTTCCGGCCGGCCACGTGGCGTGGCTTCCGCCACAGCATCCGCATGCACTTTCCAGCATCGGCAGCTTCGATGGCTGGAGCCTGTACTTCAACAAGGAGTCCTGCGCGGGCCTGCCCACCGCACCGCGCATCTTCCAGCCCAGCGACCTGCTGCAGGTGGCGGTGCCGCGGGCACTGCACTGGTGCGGGCAGGCGTTGGATGCGGGGCAACAGCGCTTGGCTGGGGTGATCATTGATGAGATCGCCGCCGGCACGCCATTGCCGCTGGCACTCCAGCAACCCAGCGACCGCCGCCTGCGCCGCATCGCCGCCGCCCTGGCACGTGCGCCACATGACACCCGCACCGTCGAGGACTGGGCAGTCGCCAGCGGCCTGTCCAGTCGCAGCCTCGCCCGCCGCTGGCAGGCCGAAACGAACATGACCCTGACCCGCTGGCGGCAGCGCCTGCGCGTGCTGCTGGCCCTGCCGCGATTGCTGGCCGGTGAACCCGTCACCACCGTGGCGCTGTCATTGGGCTACGACACGCCCAGCGCCTTCATCGCGGTATTCAAGCGCGAGATGGGAGTGACGCCGGCGCGGTATGCAGACGGAAACGCTTCACAGCGCTGA
- a CDS encoding ABC transporter permease, whose amino-acid sequence MSMMSTLMTVMRKELRDLSRDRRTLLLTLLFGPVLYPLLILGMGKLAESRVRIQIEQPLQIPTIGAENAPNLVRFLAAQGLNAAPAPKDLAEAIRSQEIDVALRISPEFGKDWADGKPALVEVIRDSTRRAAEVPSARLQAALATYNGQVGALRLMARGVDAQVARPLDVATQDMASAEAKRGMMLSMLLPVLLTLTSFIGGAYLVMDATAGERERQSLEPLLATPGSRSAIVSGKIAAACVVGFASLLLTLIAFKASAQIAPGNVGRQLNMNIGSMLQMLLVMVPMLLIGTSLLTFLSAAAKSMKEAQSHMTWLVLLPMLPGYALMAYPVKSELWQYAVPFLSQNQMLLKVIRHEVISPTIWAIYLGASLALAAVLWFAAVRRYHNERLAISG is encoded by the coding sequence ATGAGCATGATGTCGACCCTGATGACGGTGATGCGCAAGGAACTGCGCGACCTCTCGCGTGACCGCCGCACACTGCTGCTGACCCTGCTGTTCGGCCCCGTGCTGTACCCGCTGCTGATCCTGGGCATGGGCAAGCTGGCTGAAAGCCGCGTGCGCATCCAGATCGAACAGCCGCTGCAGATTCCGACCATCGGTGCGGAGAATGCGCCGAACCTGGTGCGCTTCCTGGCGGCGCAGGGATTGAACGCCGCGCCGGCACCGAAGGATCTGGCCGAAGCGATCCGCTCGCAGGAGATCGACGTGGCCCTGCGCATCAGCCCTGAGTTCGGCAAGGACTGGGCCGATGGCAAGCCTGCGCTGGTGGAAGTGATCCGTGACAGCACCCGTCGTGCCGCCGAAGTGCCCAGTGCGCGGCTGCAGGCGGCCCTGGCAACCTACAACGGCCAGGTTGGTGCGCTGCGGCTGATGGCGCGCGGCGTCGACGCACAGGTTGCACGACCGCTGGATGTGGCCACCCAGGACATGGCCAGTGCCGAGGCCAAGCGCGGCATGATGCTGTCGATGCTGCTGCCGGTGCTGCTGACGCTGACCTCGTTCATCGGCGGCGCGTACCTGGTGATGGATGCCACCGCCGGCGAGCGCGAACGGCAATCGCTGGAGCCGTTGCTGGCGACCCCGGGGTCGCGCAGTGCCATCGTCAGCGGCAAGATCGCCGCCGCCTGCGTGGTCGGGTTCGCCTCGTTGCTGCTGACCTTGATCGCGTTCAAGGCCAGCGCACAGATCGCGCCCGGCAACGTCGGCCGGCAGCTCAACATGAACATCGGCTCGATGCTGCAGATGCTGCTGGTGATGGTGCCGATGCTGCTGATCGGCACCTCGTTGCTGACCTTCCTCTCGGCCGCGGCCAAGAGCATGAAGGAAGCGCAGAGCCACATGACCTGGCTGGTGCTGCTGCCGATGCTGCCCGGCTACGCGCTGATGGCTTACCCGGTGAAGAGCGAGCTGTGGCAGTACGCGGTGCCGTTCCTGTCGCAGAACCAGATGCTGCTGAAGGTGATCCGTCACGAGGTGATCAGCCCGACCATCTGGGCGATCTACCTCGGCGCCAGCCTGGCGCTGGCCGCTGTGCTGTGGTTCGCCGCCGTGCGCCGCTACCACAACGAGCGGCTGGCGATTTCCGGCTGA
- a CDS encoding ATP-binding cassette domain-containing protein, with protein sequence MIVADNLHKAFNTRTGRIQAVADVGFRAEDGRITGLLGPNGAGKTTTMRMLYTLMTPDEGSITVDGIDAARDPVEVRRHLGVLPDARGVYKRLTARENIAYFGELHGLSASRIRERIEVLSHALDMADILDRQTDGFSQGQRTKTAIARALVHDPRNVILDEPTNGLDVMTTRALRRFLLGLREEGRCVILSSHIMQEVGALCDHIVIIAKGTVMAAGSADELRAQSGEPNLEDAFVKLIGSEEGLHA encoded by the coding sequence ATGATCGTCGCCGACAACCTGCACAAGGCCTTCAATACCCGCACCGGTCGCATCCAGGCGGTGGCCGATGTCGGCTTCCGCGCCGAGGATGGCCGCATCACCGGCCTGCTCGGGCCGAACGGCGCCGGCAAGACCACCACCATGCGCATGCTGTACACGCTGATGACGCCCGATGAAGGCAGCATCACCGTCGATGGCATCGACGCAGCCCGCGATCCGGTGGAAGTGCGTCGCCACCTCGGCGTGCTGCCGGATGCACGTGGCGTCTACAAGCGGCTGACCGCACGCGAGAACATCGCCTACTTCGGCGAGCTGCATGGCCTGTCGGCGTCGCGCATCCGCGAACGCATCGAAGTGCTGTCCCATGCGCTGGACATGGCCGACATCCTCGATCGGCAGACCGATGGCTTCTCGCAGGGCCAGCGCACCAAGACCGCCATTGCCCGCGCGCTGGTGCACGACCCGCGCAACGTGATCCTTGATGAGCCCACCAACGGCCTGGACGTGATGACCACCCGCGCGCTGCGCCGCTTCCTGCTGGGCCTGCGCGAGGAAGGGCGCTGCGTGATCCTGTCCAGCCACATCATGCAGGAGGTCGGTGCGCTGTGTGACCACATCGTGATCATCGCCAAGGGTACGGTGATGGCCGCCGGCAGTGCCGATGAACTGCGCGCGCAGTCCGGCGAGCCCAACCTGGAAGATGCGTTCGTGAAACTGATCGGCAGCGAAGAGGGCCTGCACGCATGA